A region from the Colwellia sp. PAMC 21821 genome encodes:
- a CDS encoding SDR family oxidoreductase translates to MAICQGRTVIITGSGGGLGRAYALAFAKEGANVVVNDIRLDAATAVADEINAAGGKAIANSSDITKTVTAQQIVDDAIAAFGEVHILVNNAGVLRDGMFVNSTEDEWDMVMQVHLKGHFCLANILSRRWRDQAKAGNPVAARIINTSSGAGLQGSVGQSNYSAAKGGVATLTLVQAAELGRYGITANALAPAARTAMTESAMPDLVKKPEDDSFDAWAPENVAPLVVWLGSEASGDVTGQVFETQGGRISLCDGWRTGPTIDKGARLDVNEVAGVIDQLNKQAQAPQKVWGSK, encoded by the coding sequence ATGGCTATTTGCCAAGGGCGTACAGTTATTATTACCGGAAGTGGCGGCGGTTTAGGTCGCGCATACGCATTAGCTTTCGCTAAAGAAGGCGCAAATGTTGTAGTTAATGACATTCGTTTAGACGCTGCCACTGCGGTAGCGGATGAAATAAATGCTGCTGGAGGCAAGGCGATTGCTAATAGCAGTGACATTACCAAGACAGTAACAGCACAGCAAATTGTCGATGATGCGATTGCGGCATTTGGCGAAGTACATATTCTCGTTAACAATGCTGGTGTATTACGTGACGGTATGTTCGTTAATTCTACTGAAGACGAGTGGGATATGGTGATGCAAGTGCACCTTAAAGGTCACTTTTGTTTAGCGAATATATTAAGTCGACGCTGGCGTGACCAAGCTAAAGCTGGTAATCCGGTGGCAGCGCGTATCATTAATACTAGCTCAGGTGCCGGCCTACAAGGCTCGGTAGGGCAATCAAATTATTCCGCTGCAAAAGGTGGTGTTGCAACATTAACCCTAGTACAAGCGGCTGAACTTGGTCGTTATGGTATTACTGCGAACGCACTGGCTCCAGCTGCTCGTACCGCGATGACAGAGTCAGCCATGCCTGATCTAGTGAAAAAGCCAGAAGACGATAGTTTTGATGCTTGGGCGCCAGAAAATGTCGCGCCATTGGTTGTCTGGTTAGGTAGTGAAGCGTCTGGCGATGTAACTGGGCAGGTTTTTGAAACCCAAGGTGGTCGCATTTCACTTTGTGACGGTTGGCGTACAGGGCCGACTATTGATAAAGGTGCCCGACTAGACGTTAATGAAGTTGCCGGTGTTATTGACCAGCTAAATAAACAAGCACAAGCGCCACAAAAGGTTTGGGGAAGTAAATAA
- a CDS encoding acyl-CoA dehydrogenase family protein: MDFTFTEDQLLFREAISRFLMTAAAPETLREIWETDAGRSPELRSQMAAQGLTALSIPEDNGGLGMGDVAWSLMTQELGYYGIPDSLADTAYVGAGVFAALDDSVAGKSDYLSRICDGQLRLAIGHQCSQLVADVHLAEVLLMQHDDEVHLVPRNQITELENPSIDSSRRLSQVSWQPSSDTCIASGEKGRAIWDETLNRGALSVAGQLLGLAQRMLDLSVDYSVQRKQFGKAIGSFQAVKHHLADVAGKIEMAKPVLYRAACSLENNHPLSDIHVSQARNFCNEAAALAARHGIQVHGAMGYTWEVDLQMFMKRSWALSNTWGDSIFHRARVQNYVLNSDVDLAPSSTFEEV; encoded by the coding sequence ATGGATTTTACATTTACTGAAGATCAATTACTGTTTAGAGAAGCCATTAGTCGTTTTTTAATGACAGCGGCTGCACCTGAAACATTACGTGAAATCTGGGAAACCGATGCAGGTCGTTCCCCAGAGCTTAGAAGCCAAATGGCTGCGCAAGGTCTAACAGCGTTATCTATTCCAGAGGATAATGGCGGCTTGGGCATGGGCGATGTTGCTTGGTCTTTAATGACCCAGGAACTTGGCTATTACGGTATTCCTGATTCGCTTGCCGATACTGCTTATGTAGGCGCTGGCGTTTTTGCTGCGCTTGATGATAGCGTCGCGGGAAAAAGTGATTACTTAAGCAGAATTTGTGATGGACAATTACGCTTAGCTATTGGTCATCAATGCAGCCAACTTGTTGCCGATGTGCATCTTGCTGAAGTATTACTGATGCAACATGATGATGAAGTTCATTTAGTGCCGCGTAACCAAATTACTGAGCTTGAAAACCCTAGTATTGATTCATCGCGTCGACTTTCACAAGTGAGTTGGCAGCCGAGTAGTGATACCTGTATTGCCAGCGGAGAAAAAGGTCGAGCAATATGGGATGAAACATTAAATCGCGGCGCACTTTCTGTTGCCGGTCAATTACTTGGTTTAGCACAACGAATGTTAGATCTGTCGGTAGATTACAGTGTTCAACGTAAACAGTTCGGCAAAGCTATTGGCAGCTTTCAAGCGGTAAAACATCACTTAGCTGATGTAGCAGGAAAAATCGAAATGGCTAAGCCTGTGTTATATCGCGCAGCATGTTCACTTGAGAATAATCATCCGCTGAGCGATATTCACGTTTCACAGGCACGTAACTTTTGCAACGAAGCTGCAGCCTTAGCAGCACGCCACGGTATCCAAGTGCATGGCGCTATGGGTTACACGTGGGAAGTTGATTTACAAATGTTTATGAAACGCAGTTGGGCCTTAAGTAATACTTGGGGCGATAGTATTTTCCATCGTGCACGAGTGCAAAATTATGTACTCAATTCTGATGTCGATTTAGCACCTTCTAGCACATTTGAGGAAGTATAA
- a CDS encoding nitronate monooxygenase, whose product MSTENNNADGRWNTPLTEALGCRYPIIQTAMGWVSDANLVIATTRAGGFGFLAGATMGSEEVEDQIKKVIAATGTSNFGLNFHMFQENAQQCLDLAIEYKLKAVSYGRGPDQATIARLKAAGVLCIPTVGAVKHAVKAVELGADMVTIQGSEGGGHTGSVPSSILLPQVLNAVSVPVIAAGGFSCGRGLASVLGAGAAGMAMGTRFLLTSDAPTPKITQQRYIDTKDSADIRISTAVDGMRHRMINTPFIDELERSGGIKRLWIALCSARQWQKETGMTYLHMLKVFFRGLREDPKAAATLIMSANQPVLIQKSMVDGNPDAGILPSGQVAAVIDDLPSVETLINEIITEADNCLEQLITRRNNRLAQ is encoded by the coding sequence ATGAGCACAGAGAACAATAATGCCGATGGTCGCTGGAATACACCGTTAACTGAGGCACTGGGTTGTCGTTATCCAATTATTCAAACGGCGATGGGCTGGGTCTCTGATGCAAATCTGGTCATAGCAACAACACGCGCAGGTGGTTTTGGCTTTTTGGCTGGTGCTACCATGGGCAGTGAAGAAGTTGAGGATCAAATAAAAAAAGTTATTGCCGCTACGGGTACCAGTAACTTCGGCCTTAACTTTCACATGTTTCAAGAAAATGCTCAGCAATGTCTTGATTTAGCCATTGAATATAAGTTAAAAGCTGTGAGTTATGGTCGTGGTCCAGATCAAGCAACCATTGCCCGACTTAAAGCCGCAGGCGTGTTATGTATTCCAACCGTTGGTGCGGTTAAACACGCGGTGAAAGCGGTTGAATTGGGCGCAGACATGGTCACTATTCAAGGCAGTGAGGGCGGTGGTCATACCGGTAGTGTGCCCAGTAGCATTTTATTACCTCAAGTATTAAACGCTGTGTCAGTTCCTGTCATTGCCGCTGGAGGTTTCTCTTGCGGTCGTGGCTTAGCGTCAGTGTTAGGCGCAGGTGCTGCAGGAATGGCAATGGGTACGCGTTTTTTACTGACATCGGATGCTCCTACCCCAAAGATTACACAACAACGTTATATCGACACTAAAGACAGTGCAGATATCAGAATATCTACAGCGGTTGATGGTATGCGCCATCGGATGATTAATACGCCATTTATTGATGAACTTGAGCGTTCGGGCGGTATAAAACGCCTGTGGATCGCGCTGTGTAGTGCACGCCAATGGCAAAAAGAAACGGGCATGACTTACCTACATATGCTGAAAGTATTTTTCAGAGGCTTGCGTGAAGATCCCAAAGCGGCGGCAACACTCATTATGTCGGCCAATCAACCCGTGTTAATTCAAAAATCTATGGTCGACGGTAATCCTGACGCTGGCATTTTGCCTAGTGGTCAAGTTGCTGCTGTTATCGATGATTTACCCAGTGTTGAAACATTGATAAATGAAATTATTACCGAGGCAGATAATTGCCTTGAACAATTGATAACCCGCCGGAATAACCGGTTAGCCCAATAA
- a CDS encoding enoyl-CoA hydratase: MSDVKTIDDVVLYEVLGPVAIVTMNRPEYNNAQNSQMTYALDKAFQLATNDDEVKVIVLAGNGKHFSAGHDIGTPGRDVDKSFDRTNLFYDHANKPGGEFLYAREHEVYLGMCRRWRDLPKPTIAMVQGACVAGGLMLAWVCDLIIADDKAFFSDPVVRMGIPGVEYFAHVHELNPRIAKEFLFTGDRMSAERAYQMGMVNRVVPTENLREATFVLAERIAQMPRLGLQLTKQVINNAEDLMGKRSTMDMAFGLHHFAHAHNETVSGDRLGGFDAKAMANANKSAAKDK, encoded by the coding sequence ATGAGTGATGTTAAAACAATAGATGATGTTGTGTTATACGAAGTGCTTGGTCCAGTTGCTATTGTGACAATGAATCGTCCTGAATATAACAACGCACAAAATTCACAAATGACTTACGCGCTAGACAAAGCATTTCAACTAGCGACCAATGATGACGAAGTGAAGGTAATTGTACTGGCGGGTAACGGTAAACACTTTTCAGCGGGTCACGATATTGGTACGCCAGGTCGTGATGTAGATAAAAGCTTCGATCGTACTAATCTTTTTTACGATCACGCTAACAAACCAGGCGGTGAATTCTTATATGCCCGCGAGCATGAAGTATATCTGGGTATGTGTCGTCGCTGGCGTGACCTACCAAAACCGACTATTGCCATGGTACAAGGTGCCTGTGTTGCCGGTGGTTTAATGCTGGCGTGGGTTTGTGACTTAATTATTGCCGATGATAAAGCATTTTTCTCTGATCCTGTTGTGCGTATGGGCATTCCAGGTGTTGAATACTTTGCTCATGTGCATGAACTTAACCCGCGCATTGCTAAAGAGTTTTTATTCACCGGTGATCGCATGTCTGCAGAGCGAGCTTATCAAATGGGCATGGTTAATCGAGTTGTTCCAACTGAAAACTTACGTGAAGCGACTTTCGTTTTAGCCGAGCGTATTGCACAAATGCCAAGACTAGGTTTGCAATTAACCAAACAAGTGATCAATAACGCAGAAGATCTTATGGGCAAGCGCTCGACTATGGACATGGCATTTGGACTGCATCATTTTGCTCATGCTCACAATGAGACCGTTTCTGGAGATCGCCTGGGCGGTTTTGATGCTAAAGCAATGGCTAATGCCAACAAGTCTGCAGCTAAGGACAAATAA
- a CDS encoding acetyl-CoA C-acetyltransferase, with protein sequence MTQAYIVDALRSPTGRRKGSLAHVHAIDLGAAVLKALVERNDIPAQDYDDVIFGCVDTIGSQAGNIARTSWLAAGLPVNVPGTTVDRQCGSSQQAVHFAAQAVMSGTQDVIAVGGVQTMTQIPISSAMLAGQPLGFTTPFAESKLWHERFGDAPVNQFYAAQRIADHWDISRADMEAFALESHRRALFATAEGRFDREIVPCEGLSHDETPRESNLAKMAELSPVDPAYPSITAAVSSSVCDAAAAVLVVSERALKKYNLTPRARIHHISVLGDDPIWHLRAPIPATKAALAKANLTLDDIDLVEINEAFASVAMAWLKETGYSHKKTNVNGGAIALGHPLGATGVRLMTGLLHELERTGGRYGLQTMCEGGGLANVTIIERL encoded by the coding sequence ATGACACAAGCATATATTGTAGACGCATTACGTAGCCCAACGGGTCGACGAAAAGGTAGTTTAGCGCATGTTCATGCTATTGATCTTGGTGCCGCCGTTTTAAAAGCGCTGGTTGAGCGAAATGATATTCCAGCGCAAGATTATGACGATGTTATTTTTGGTTGCGTTGACACCATAGGTTCACAGGCGGGTAATATTGCTCGCACCAGTTGGTTGGCCGCGGGTTTACCCGTGAATGTGCCCGGCACTACTGTCGATAGACAATGTGGTTCATCACAACAAGCAGTGCACTTTGCTGCGCAAGCCGTGATGAGTGGCACGCAAGATGTGATAGCGGTTGGTGGTGTTCAAACCATGACCCAAATTCCCATTTCTTCGGCAATGTTGGCAGGTCAACCGTTAGGCTTTACGACTCCCTTTGCGGAAAGCAAATTGTGGCATGAACGTTTTGGTGACGCGCCTGTTAATCAATTTTATGCAGCTCAACGTATTGCCGATCATTGGGACATAAGCCGCGCTGATATGGAAGCTTTTGCGCTTGAAAGCCATCGCCGTGCATTATTTGCCACTGCTGAAGGTCGATTCGATCGTGAAATAGTACCATGTGAAGGCTTAAGCCATGATGAAACACCGCGGGAAAGTAATCTGGCTAAAATGGCAGAACTTTCACCGGTAGATCCTGCCTATCCGAGTATTACGGCGGCAGTATCGAGTTCGGTATGTGATGCTGCAGCCGCTGTGTTAGTGGTTTCAGAACGGGCATTGAAAAAATATAATTTAACGCCAAGAGCCCGAATTCATCATATAAGTGTGCTTGGGGATGATCCAATTTGGCATCTACGCGCGCCTATCCCGGCAACGAAAGCGGCACTGGCTAAAGCTAACTTGACACTCGATGATATTGATCTGGTTGAAATAAATGAAGCATTTGCTTCTGTAGCCATGGCCTGGTTAAAAGAAACCGGCTATAGCCATAAGAAAACTAATGTTAATGGTGGTGCCATAGCACTTGGGCATCCTTTAGGTGCCACGGGTGTTAGATTGATGACGGGCTTACTACATGAACTTGAAAGAACAGGTGGCCGTTATGGCCTACAAACCATGTGTGAAGGCGGCGGTCTCGCTAATGTCACCATCATAGAACGATTATAA
- a CDS encoding acyl-CoA dehydrogenase family protein gives MKLTYSPKQQAFRLEVRQWMADNVPKEKLPTYDTKVGFELHREWESKLHQAGLSMVMWPTEYGGRGCDLIDWLIFEEEYYGAGAPLRVNLNGQLLLGSTLLEFGTPEQQAHFLPRIASSEDMWAQAWSEPNAGSDMANISSKAILDGDHYVLNGQKTWSTRATYADWAFGLFRSEVGSQRHHGLSFLMVPLDAEGVTITPIKALDGEDAFAEIFFDNVKVPVKHRIGDEGKGWHVAMATAGFERGLLLRSPARFQQTVRKLIKLYRDNKASADRDPSIGVAVAKCWSDAEAYALSAYNTVGRLGRGDKIGAESSINKVFWSELDLLIHQTAMNILGASGELLASAPLAEEKAYWLEGFLFSQAGPIYAGANEIQRNIVAERMLGLPRS, from the coding sequence ATGAAATTAACTTATTCACCTAAACAACAGGCATTTCGCTTAGAAGTACGCCAATGGATGGCCGATAATGTGCCTAAAGAGAAACTACCGACTTATGATACTAAAGTCGGTTTTGAGCTGCATCGCGAATGGGAAAGCAAGTTACATCAAGCCGGCTTATCGATGGTTATGTGGCCAACAGAATATGGCGGTCGAGGCTGTGATTTAATCGACTGGCTTATTTTTGAAGAAGAATATTACGGGGCAGGCGCGCCATTGCGTGTCAACCTAAATGGTCAACTGTTGCTTGGTTCTACTTTGTTGGAATTTGGTACGCCAGAACAACAAGCTCATTTTCTGCCGAGAATTGCGTCAAGCGAAGATATGTGGGCACAAGCTTGGTCAGAGCCTAATGCGGGTTCTGACATGGCAAATATTAGCAGTAAAGCGATCCTTGATGGAGATCATTACGTGCTAAATGGCCAAAAAACGTGGTCGACACGTGCAACTTATGCTGACTGGGCGTTTGGTTTATTTCGCTCTGAAGTGGGTTCGCAACGTCATCACGGTTTGTCTTTTTTAATGGTGCCACTTGACGCTGAAGGCGTCACGATTACTCCAATTAAAGCGCTAGACGGCGAAGATGCTTTTGCCGAAATATTCTTTGATAATGTAAAAGTACCGGTAAAACATCGTATCGGTGATGAAGGTAAAGGTTGGCATGTCGCCATGGCTACCGCCGGTTTTGAACGTGGTTTATTACTTCGCTCACCCGCTCGTTTCCAGCAAACCGTTCGCAAGCTGATCAAACTTTATCGTGACAATAAAGCGAGTGCTGATCGCGACCCATCTATTGGAGTAGCAGTCGCTAAGTGTTGGTCAGATGCAGAAGCCTATGCGCTTTCAGCCTACAACACTGTTGGGCGTCTTGGTCGGGGCGATAAAATTGGTGCTGAATCAAGTATCAACAAAGTTTTCTGGTCTGAATTGGATTTGTTAATCCATCAAACTGCGATGAATATTCTTGGTGCTTCAGGTGAACTGCTCGCGTCAGCACCCCTTGCAGAAGAAAAAGCGTATTGGCTTGAAGGCTTCTTATTTTCACAAGCGGGTCCTATTTATGCTGGTGCCAATGAAATTCAACGTAACATTGTTGCTGAGCGTATGCTTGGCCTACCTAGATCGTGA
- a CDS encoding amidase — MTKVNLDRRRLMQACGAIGSVSMLGLSLNGQAATLAATKASGLPLSDYENWDMSAMAGMLRAGEVSPLELTDAAINRFEKNSDLNVVAVNHFDIARDSAKKLSNLSISQRAKQMQNTPLLGVPFALKDLGVGLANTITTNGCQFFKDNLVEQNSTLVNRYQAAGLNIMAKLTSPEFGQTPTGESTLHGNTLNPWDKRYSSGGSSAGSAVAVAARILPAAHASDGGGSIRIPASHCGLFGLKPSRGRVASGPDSLEGSMGLSVHHALSRSVRDSALLLQLTQGAELGSRITLPNADMLAALTTKPKRLKIALMESHPFGYPVHQDCKDALNKTVKLLTGLGHIVEKAQPILPLEQMFKGMGVATSSSLLNAVQARELKLGRIARENEFEALVWGHLQKAKEFSAQQMLSARKAFDQGGQAFDLFFQDYDVILSPVTTAPPPKIGMLTLNQPYDAFVKEVLKASPIAALYNMTGLPAMSVPLHWNKDGLPIGVQFAGAFGAEAGLIALASQLEQAAPWADKKPNLT; from the coding sequence ATGACAAAGGTAAATTTAGATAGAAGACGACTAATGCAGGCTTGTGGCGCGATAGGTAGTGTGTCGATGCTAGGTTTATCTTTAAATGGCCAAGCTGCCACTCTAGCGGCAACCAAAGCATCTGGCTTGCCATTGAGCGATTACGAAAACTGGGACATGTCTGCAATGGCGGGCATGTTACGCGCTGGAGAAGTCAGCCCCTTAGAATTAACCGATGCTGCAATTAATCGCTTTGAAAAAAATTCGGATTTAAATGTTGTAGCGGTTAATCACTTTGATATAGCACGTGATTCTGCCAAAAAATTAAGTAACTTAAGTATTAGCCAACGCGCTAAGCAAATGCAAAACACACCTTTATTGGGGGTGCCTTTTGCATTAAAAGACTTAGGTGTTGGCTTAGCTAACACTATTACCACTAATGGTTGCCAATTTTTTAAGGACAACCTTGTTGAACAAAACTCAACGCTAGTTAATCGCTATCAAGCTGCTGGCCTTAATATTATGGCTAAGCTCACCAGTCCTGAGTTTGGCCAAACACCTACAGGCGAGTCTACCTTACACGGTAATACGCTTAATCCCTGGGATAAACGCTACAGTAGCGGTGGCTCTTCAGCCGGCTCGGCAGTTGCTGTAGCGGCAAGAATTTTACCCGCGGCACATGCCAGTGATGGTGGCGGCTCTATTCGTATACCTGCTTCACACTGTGGCTTATTTGGCCTTAAGCCGAGTCGTGGCCGTGTTGCTTCTGGCCCTGACAGTCTAGAGGGTTCAATGGGACTTTCCGTTCATCATGCCTTGAGCAGAAGTGTGCGAGATTCTGCCTTATTATTACAACTAACACAGGGCGCTGAATTAGGCTCGCGCATAACGTTACCTAATGCCGACATGTTAGCTGCGCTTACCACTAAGCCTAAGCGACTTAAAATTGCCTTAATGGAGAGCCATCCTTTTGGTTATCCTGTACATCAAGATTGTAAAGACGCGCTGAATAAAACTGTTAAGCTATTAACTGGCCTAGGACACATTGTTGAAAAGGCACAACCGATACTACCCCTTGAGCAAATGTTTAAAGGTATGGGTGTAGCTACGTCTAGCAGTTTATTAAACGCTGTACAGGCGAGAGAATTAAAATTGGGCCGCATAGCACGTGAAAATGAGTTCGAAGCGCTTGTTTGGGGACATTTACAAAAAGCGAAAGAATTTAGCGCCCAGCAAATGTTATCAGCGCGAAAAGCCTTTGATCAAGGTGGCCAAGCCTTTGATCTCTTCTTTCAAGATTATGATGTCATTTTATCACCAGTAACCACAGCGCCGCCGCCTAAAATCGGAATGTTAACGCTAAATCAACCATACGACGCTTTTGTCAAAGAAGTATTAAAGGCTTCACCTATTGCGGCATTATACAACATGACAGGTTTACCTGCGATGTCAGTGCCTTTGCATTGGAATAAAGACGGCTTACCTATCGGCGTGCAATTTGCAGGTGCTTTTGGCGCAGAAGCTGGACTTATTGCTTTGGCAAGCCAACTTGAGCAAGCAGCACCTTGGGCAGATAAAAAGCCTAACCTCACTTAA
- a CDS encoding SDR family oxidoreductase — MSTAPQYVEGHNLLRGKSVLVTAAAGAGIGFSAALRAAEEGCRALMISDIHPRRLEEAVANIKEKTGLEDVFGQLCDVSQEEQVQALVNAAEEKLTGVDVLINNAGLGGQTSVVDMTDEQWNRVMDITLTGTFRMTRAMLPFMQQRKAGVIINNASVLGWRAQKEQAHYAAAKAGVMAFTRCSALEAAEYGVRINAVSPSIALHEFLKKASSADVLDELASKEAFGRAAEVWEIANVMMFLASDYSSYMTGEVVSVSSQRA; from the coding sequence ATGAGCACAGCACCACAATACGTAGAAGGACATAATCTGTTACGCGGAAAATCAGTTTTAGTGACCGCTGCCGCTGGCGCAGGTATTGGGTTTTCAGCCGCGCTTAGAGCCGCAGAAGAAGGCTGTCGTGCACTGATGATATCTGATATTCATCCTCGCCGTCTGGAAGAAGCCGTGGCTAATATTAAAGAGAAAACGGGTCTGGAAGATGTGTTTGGTCAATTGTGCGATGTTAGTCAAGAAGAGCAAGTTCAAGCACTTGTCAATGCTGCTGAAGAAAAGCTTACTGGTGTAGATGTCTTAATTAATAACGCTGGTCTTGGCGGTCAAACATCTGTGGTAGATATGACTGATGAGCAATGGAATCGTGTGATGGACATTACGTTGACGGGAACATTTCGTATGACCCGTGCGATGTTGCCATTTATGCAACAACGTAAAGCCGGTGTAATTATCAATAATGCTTCAGTACTCGGCTGGCGCGCACAAAAAGAACAAGCGCATTACGCAGCTGCCAAGGCGGGTGTCATGGCATTTACTCGCTGCTCAGCATTAGAAGCTGCTGAGTATGGTGTTAGAATTAATGCCGTATCACCGTCTATAGCCTTACATGAATTTCTAAAAAAAGCCTCGAGTGCCGATGTACTTGATGAATTAGCCTCAAAAGAAGCATTTGGACGAGCTGCAGAAGTATGGGAAATTGCCAATGTTATGATGTTTCTTGCCAGTGATTATTCTTCTTATATGACAGGTGAAGTTGTCTCTGTTAGTTCTCAACGCGCTTAG
- a CDS encoding enoyl-CoA hydratase family protein, whose amino-acid sequence MNQAFKRHIENGIAEIVINKAPVNALDSEEWHALADLIDSVGKNPEARVLIIRAEGRGFCAGVDIKELDQFPERIVSVNAGNYETFKAVHLCPIPVIVALHGYVLGGGIGITGAADIVVASECTTFALPEVDRGAMGGGAHLQRLFPVQKVRYLFFTGETITVQDADKYGFIERIVPKDQLRDNALEIAGKIAAKSSDMIRIAKESLNGIEDGDLEAKYRWEQGFTLQAYMSPDSAETRRAFVDKREANF is encoded by the coding sequence ATGAACCAAGCATTTAAAAGGCATATCGAAAACGGTATCGCAGAAATCGTCATCAATAAAGCACCCGTCAACGCACTTGATAGTGAAGAGTGGCATGCGCTAGCAGATCTTATCGACAGCGTAGGTAAGAACCCAGAGGCACGGGTATTAATTATTCGCGCTGAAGGCCGCGGTTTTTGTGCGGGTGTTGATATTAAAGAATTAGATCAATTTCCAGAGCGTATTGTCAGCGTCAATGCAGGCAACTATGAAACGTTTAAAGCGGTGCACCTTTGTCCTATTCCGGTCATCGTGGCATTACATGGCTATGTATTAGGTGGTGGCATTGGCATTACCGGGGCAGCAGATATTGTTGTAGCTTCTGAGTGTACAACGTTTGCATTGCCAGAAGTTGATCGTGGTGCAATGGGTGGTGGTGCTCATCTACAGCGTTTATTCCCGGTACAAAAAGTGCGTTATTTGTTTTTTACTGGTGAAACAATCACGGTACAAGACGCTGACAAATATGGTTTTATCGAGCGTATCGTGCCTAAAGACCAATTGCGTGATAATGCCTTAGAAATTGCTGGGAAAATTGCCGCGAAAAGCTCAGATATGATCCGGATTGCTAAAGAAAGCCTTAATGGTATCGAAGACGGAGACTTAGAGGCTAAATACCGCTGGGAGCAAGGCTTTACTTTACAAGCTTATATGAGCCCTGATTCCGCTGAAACACGTCGTGCGTTTGTTGACAAGCGCGAAGCAAATTTTTAG
- a CDS encoding ketoacid CoA transferase produces the protein MTAIQYSLAELMICAAAKAFDNDGEVLATGIGVIPRLAASVSMSTNNPDLMMTDSEAYVLSEPNPIGPRSDDFVQRNETWMGFSRIFDNVWSRQRHAMIGPTQIDKYGQSNISALGSDYDKPKIQMLGVRGLPGNSISHANSFFVPSHNKRVFVANECDVVCSIGYNPDRLPKGYKLDDVDIRLVISDICVMDWQGPNHQLRLVSVHPGVSVEEVIEKTGFEIHVDENTPTTPAPSAEQLALIAKFDPHNLRSKQLKDNPPGIRAAVVGEGESK, from the coding sequence ATGACAGCAATTCAATACAGTTTGGCAGAATTAATGATTTGTGCCGCTGCAAAAGCGTTTGATAACGACGGTGAAGTGTTAGCTACGGGAATCGGAGTTATTCCAAGATTAGCGGCTAGTGTTTCGATGAGCACTAATAACCCTGACTTAATGATGACAGATTCAGAGGCTTATGTGCTTAGCGAGCCAAATCCTATTGGCCCGCGCAGTGATGACTTTGTTCAACGTAATGAAACCTGGATGGGTTTTTCTCGTATTTTTGATAATGTTTGGAGCCGTCAACGTCATGCGATGATTGGGCCAACACAAATTGATAAATATGGGCAGAGTAATATTTCTGCACTGGGTAGCGACTACGATAAGCCTAAGATTCAAATGCTTGGTGTCCGTGGTCTGCCGGGTAACTCTATTAGCCATGCAAACTCTTTCTTTGTACCGAGTCACAATAAACGTGTATTCGTAGCAAACGAGTGTGATGTCGTGTGTTCGATAGGCTACAACCCTGATCGTTTACCTAAAGGCTATAAATTAGACGATGTTGATATCCGTTTAGTTATTTCAGACATTTGTGTAATGGATTGGCAAGGCCCTAATCATCAATTGCGACTAGTTAGCGTACACCCTGGTGTTAGCGTTGAAGAAGTGATTGAAAAAACAGGTTTTGAAATCCATGTCGATGAAAATACGCCGACGACACCTGCACCTTCAGCCGAGCAATTGGCCTTAATAGCTAAGTTTGACCCACATAATCTCAGATCAAAGCAACTAAAGGATAATCCTCCAGGTATTCGCGCAGCTGTGGTTGGTGAAGGAGAGTCAAAATGA